In the genome of Neovison vison isolate M4711 chromosome 3, ASM_NN_V1, whole genome shotgun sequence, one region contains:
- the LOC122903484 gene encoding putative coiled-coil domain-containing protein 195 — protein sequence MEANIQFIRIIQEMRAEINKLKKENQVLRMKLASSSQRTPGPSGESEDEREEEVIDLGNLEKASEKSPAPLHGGVSVDAAPAVLEHQGNVMIVRRYSISSPIHSFAANDPWEPEERHPKSGILGAQGRVKSLACSSIKKQGNEENLFAAGSLTSTSSNQRTSPDHVFDNVTRDKIKTVSFQLPMDLSSYSKNSSSLKCSPNQTTNQLSTIAE from the exons ATGGAAGCTAACATCCAGTTCATAAGGATTATCCAGGAAATGCGGGCAGAGATCAACAAGCTGAAGAAAGAGAATCAAGTCCTTCGGATGAAGCTGGCCTCAAGTAGCCAGAGAACCCCAGGCCCCAGCGGAGAATCAGAAgatgaaagggaagaggaagtcATAGACCTTGGTAACCTTGAAAAAGCATCTGAAAAATCTCCAGCACCCCTTCACGGTGGTGTTTCCGTAGATGCGGCACCAGCTGTGCTGGAACATCAAG GCAACGTCATGATTGTTAGACGCTATTCCATCTCCTCACCAATTCATTCATTTGCTGCAAATGATCCCTGGGAACCGGAGGAAAGACACCCAAAGAGTGGAATTCTAGGAGCTCAGGGAAGAGTTAAATCACTGGCATGTTCTTCAATTAAGAAGCAAGGCAATGAAGAAAATCTGTTTGCAGCAGGTTCTTTAACCAGCACTAGTTCCAACCAAAGAACTTCTCCTGATCATGTTTTTGATAATGTAACCAG GGACAAGATAAAGACAGTCAGTTTCCAGTTACCCATGGACTTGTCTTCATATTCCAAAAATTCAAGTTCTTTGAAGTGTTCACCAAATCAGACCACAAACCAGCTAAGTACCATTGCAGAATAG